The Alkalihalophilus pseudofirmus nucleotide sequence TACCAGATGCCCCTACCACTAATACTCTCATCAAATCCATCACTTACATAAAAGTTATTTATTGATACAATAAATTAGACCGGTCTGTATAATGATGTACTTTGGTTACCAGTTTTTCGATTTAAAAAGAACTAGTATTTGTAGAGCTATGACACATAATGGTTCACTATTTCTCATGGTAAAAGATACAATCAGAGCCCCTTCTATCATCACATGAACCGCCAGCTCTCTTGCTCTATCTTAATCTTCCCCACCATTTATTAACTTTTGAGTAAAAGAATCTTGAAACTCACCATAAGTTGATTGACATGCTAGTCTCAACTTTTCACTAGATTAGACGGTGTCTAGAGCAATGGAAGCTATTGGAACCCCGCCTTTGAACCCCTCTTTATCAAGTTTGTCTGTTGTGTCTCCGATAGAAAATTGAATAGCCTTAACTGGTTCAATATATTTTTCCAAACCCTTTAAAATTTTATTCGTAAGAAGCTTTGAAGTCCTCTTTAGTGATCTAAGTGTAAGTTGTTCTTTTCTCTCTGGAAAGTGATAATACAGTGACTCTTGTTTTCATGTTATTAAAATTAATACCTTGCATAATATTATACCAGTTGGTCTACATGCCAATTACTTCGCCAGGTCGGTTGCTAAAACTAATATTGTCGACAGTCTTTTTAGTACCGTCCTAACATTACACTACATGGATGAGGTCGAGAAGTTATGTAATGATAATAAACGATACAAATGTGGTTCCGAGTTTAATAGCCTAAAGTAGAATTATTAAAAAAGTAGGAAATGTAATTTTTATGAAGGTGACTTTCGTACAGTTATGTGATAATATCTCTCAATGTTATTAATTTTAGGAGAGGTTTTGAATATCAATGAAAAGAAGAAGTATTATAAGAAGAATTAAATTGCCTGGTTGGACCATTATTCTAATACTACTACTAATTGTAACTGGTAGTACTTTAAACTTTTTTAGCTATCTAGATAAGAATGGATTAGAAGAAACGGCTAATGCCAGTGTGATAAAGGATAGTGACGATTACTCTGGAAGATTTCCAGGACTAGATGTTCTAGTTCGTACTAAACATACGGATGAATATACGTACTCAATCGCTTTGCCTGAGACAAAAAATGAATCCATTAATTCAATCTTAATGGACTGGGTGACAGAACAGGAAAAAGACTTTACAACAGCTGTTAAAGATCAGTCTCATCAAGTTAGATCAAATCTGACTATAGAACTAGATACAAAAAGAATAACGGATGATATATATAGTTTTATTTTTTCAATGTATTATTACCTCGGAGGAGCGAACGGTAAAGAAGAAATTCAAACCTTTACTGTAGACCTTTCCAATGGAAGCCTATTGGAAGTGAATGATGTCATCAATTTAAGTGCTTACTCAAAAGAAGTGCAGAAAATTATCATAAATAAACTCCATCAAGAGGAGATGCTTCAGGATGTACTGTTTGAAGATCAACTAAATACGTTGTTGAAATCGCCTGATGAGTGGATGTGGTCCTTGAATCAAGATAATTTCTCTCTCTATTTTGATGAATATGAGATTGCACCGGGTTTTGTAGGGGCTATTGAGCTAGACATACCTCTTGATGACATAACACCTTACATCTATGAAGATATTTTTTATCAGTCAGAGGCTAGTGCAGAAACTGTAAACGAGCAAATAGATATAGATGTACAAGAGTGGTCGAAGTTGGACCCGGAAGGAAAATACGTCGCCCTTACTTTTGATGATGGTCCACATCCCAGTGTGACTCCACAAGTGCTTGAGACACTAAACCGTTACGATGCGAAGGCTACTTTTTTCATGCTGGGCATTCAAGCTCAGTATTACCCTTCTCTTGTCCAAGCTGTCGCCGTGGAAGGACATGAAATTGGTAACCATTCCATGAATCATCCAGATTTGACGTCAATAAACGATGAAAAAGTTCGTGGTGAACTGGAACAGACCAACATTCATATTAAAGAGGCGGTAGGTTTCAGTCCCACTACTATGAGGCCTCCTTATGGTGCCTATAATGACCTTTTGGTAGACGTTATGAAAGATGCAGGTACCCCTATCATTCTCTGGTCAATCGACTCACTTGACTGGAAGACTCGAGACAAGGATAAGATAGCTCAAAGAGTTTTGGAAGACATTTACGATGGTGCCATCGTTTTGATGCATGATATTCATCAAGCTACGGCAGCTGCCCTTCCTATCATCTTGGAAAGCCTTAATGAGCAAGGATATGAGTTCGTTACTGTCTCAGAATTGTTGTATCAAAGAGCGGATGAAATCGGACCACATTATCAATATTAACTATTTTGATAGAGGTTGCTGATTGTCGCAAAGCTTCTGCTTAATGATTTATACTCATAAAAGTATAGTAGGCATCTGTCCAAGAGCTAGACAGCTATTATATGCCTGAATTACTAAATTAGGAATGCCTGAATTGAAGGTTAAAATTAAACTATGGCGTGCTCAAGTTTAATGAGCAAAAGGAACAGTAAAAAACTGTTCCTTTTATTTTTTCTACGCTTGTTTAACTTCAACAAGAAGAAGCGATTACCCTTTATTAAGCAATCGCACCCTTTAATGGAAGAAGCATTATTCAAACATTAAGATTTTAGGGTCCTTGTTATAACAATGGACAAGCATAGCATGTAATTGCCCTCTATGATGATAGACGTGTGCTAATATCTCTAATAACCATTCATACATCGTATAAGTTAATCCCCAATATGAAGTAGTTTGAGAATTTAGTTCTTCCGCGGATAAATTCATATAATTGTTTTTTAATGTATAAAAATTGGCTAGTAAACCGTCTTTAAGTTTATCTAAGGTTTTATATGATACTCCTGCATAAAAACTTTGCATATCTTCTTGTGTTGCTTCTCTTGAAATATGCCAATCTGCTTTACATATTAATGCTATATGTTCTAATAGCTCCCCGATAGAATGCTTATTAGGTGTCGGTCTTTTTTGTAGGTCTTCTTCCTCTATATTATCTACTATTTCAATTATTGTTTTTAACGCTACTTCAATTTGGTGTAATACACTTTCACAACTCATAAATACCCCCTTGTTAAACTCTTATGTCTGTTACTTTAAGTGAATTTTTTTGTTGTATATGGAAGTTATTCCTGATCTAGACTCCTTTTTATATTTAAATTATATTTTTATTAAATAATAGATTATAATACCATTTGGTAATTTAAAACTTAAATTGAATAGGGGTATATAAATATTAAATTATAAGAAGTACTTATGGATTGTGAGTTTCATTATCACTATGATAGTTTCATTTGTTCCTAATGTAGGTATTCAGTCATATGATGGGTATCTCTATTTTGGGTTTCCTGCACGTTAATTAGGTTATTTTAGAGGAAAGTATTTAGTTTAGTTTACAAAGAATCCGATGAGGTAAAAATTTTAGCTACATTACAGGCGATACAACGTTTTTGAAACGGCTCTATTTTAATAGGGAATCTCGAACTGTCTTATATTGCATTACATCGCTATTTTAAGCCGCAATACTAATGTTCTTTCGTTTTATCATTTACAATGTGACTTAGCTTTTGTTCAATGCGCTTTAATTGTTTACTCTTCCTTATGGATGTACTTATAACCCAGACCACTAAAAAAATTATAGAAATAGGAAATAGTATAGCTATGAGTTGATAAAATAACGTATCCATGTAGTACCTCCTTGTTTATAATGATAAAACCCAATTTCTATTTGTAAATTTTACCATTAAGGAGAGTTAATTTCCGTACTAACTGAACATTTACATTATATTTGTAATTAAGTATATAAAAGTTTTTCTCATAGAACACCTTCTATGCATATCTAGTGCGCTATATCTTTCTATCCACAAATTCTATTCATCAAAAAGGCCGTTAATCCTTTAGGAATAGCGGCCTGGCTAGGAAGAGATGTTTGAACAAATCTTCACTTCAATTTGTTTTCTTTTCCTGTAAAAAGCTTAAAGCATCCTTAACAGTGGAAAAAGTAATTAGGTTATTTAAGTTAAAGCCAAGTTCAACTGCTTGCATGGCTAATTGGGGCCTTACCCCTGTTAAAATGCACTTAACACCTATCAAATTTAGTACATTATTAAATTTGAAAAGAGAATCTACTACTAAATTATCAAGTTGATAAATCCCTGAAAAATCTATAATTAAACAGGTTACTCTCTGCTCTTGAACCTTGACTGGCACCAATTCTAAGAGGTGCGTTGCCCTCTCCTGATTGATGGCTCCAACCAAAGGAAGAATAGCAATGCCTTCTAAAATCGGGACTATATTGGAAGCTATCTCATTTATTTCTTTACTCATTTCATTTTGTACTACTTCTAGCTGTTTTCTTTCAGTGAGATCCCTTACATACGTTTGAATGGCTTTTGTTTCCCCTATCATAATAGGGTGACAATATAACTCAACCTCTACTGAAGTTCCATCCATTTTATAGATCGTTTCCTCAATCAGCTCTGCCGGTTCACTATAAGCTCCCGATATTCTTTTTATAATGGCGGGTTTAGAGGTTTCTTTGAATATATCGACAGGACTTGCCCCAATTACTTCCTCCCTCGAAGCTCTAAAAAAACTTTCTGCTGCTTCGTTAATATAGATAATCTTTAACTGTGAATGAACAATTAGCGGATCTAGTGCATATTCAATAACTTCCTTGTAATCAATACCTTCAATACTCTCATTCATAACATTCGCCCCCTTTACAAAGGGTAAACTAAACAGTCGTTATATACAAGGGTTCGCATTTATAGGGTTAGTAAAAGTTTATCTTATTACTCTTTTTTAACCAGTCACTTTGCTTCCTCTAAATCAGTATGTAACATTGCATAGACGAAGCTATCTGTCCATTCATTCTTATTCCAATAATCCTTTATGAAATGTGCTTCTTTCCTCATGCCCACTCTCTCGCAGAGCCTTTGAGATAACGTATTTCGTGCATCCATATTCGCCTGGACTCGGTGCACATTCCACTCACTAAACAGCTTGTTTAATAAAAGGCTAACTGCTTCGGTTGCATACCCTTTTCCTGCAGCTTGAGGAGAAAAACAGTATCCTATTTCAACCGTATCCCTCATATCTGTATACCATACAGTTAAGTCACCAATCACTTTTTTGTTATTCACTACTGCCA carries:
- a CDS encoding polysaccharide deacetylase family protein, which translates into the protein MKRRSIIRRIKLPGWTIILILLLIVTGSTLNFFSYLDKNGLEETANASVIKDSDDYSGRFPGLDVLVRTKHTDEYTYSIALPETKNESINSILMDWVTEQEKDFTTAVKDQSHQVRSNLTIELDTKRITDDIYSFIFSMYYYLGGANGKEEIQTFTVDLSNGSLLEVNDVINLSAYSKEVQKIIINKLHQEEMLQDVLFEDQLNTLLKSPDEWMWSLNQDNFSLYFDEYEIAPGFVGAIELDIPLDDITPYIYEDIFYQSEASAETVNEQIDIDVQEWSKLDPEGKYVALTFDDGPHPSVTPQVLETLNRYDAKATFFMLGIQAQYYPSLVQAVAVEGHEIGNHSMNHPDLTSINDEKVRGELEQTNIHIKEAVGFSPTTMRPPYGAYNDLLVDVMKDAGTPIILWSIDSLDWKTRDKDKIAQRVLEDIYDGAIVLMHDIHQATAAALPIILESLNEQGYEFVTVSELLYQRADEIGPHYQY
- a CDS encoding PAS domain S-box protein, which gives rise to MNESIEGIDYKEVIEYALDPLIVHSQLKIIYINEAAESFFRASREEVIGASPVDIFKETSKPAIIKRISGAYSEPAELIEETIYKMDGTSVEVELYCHPIMIGETKAIQTYVRDLTERKQLEVVQNEMSKEINEIASNIVPILEGIAILPLVGAINQERATHLLELVPVKVQEQRVTCLIIDFSGIYQLDNLVVDSLFKFNNVLNLIGVKCILTGVRPQLAMQAVELGFNLNNLITFSTVKDALSFLQEKKTN
- a CDS encoding DinB family protein encodes the protein MSCESVLHQIEVALKTIIEIVDNIEEEDLQKRPTPNKHSIGELLEHIALICKADWHISREATQEDMQSFYAGVSYKTLDKLKDGLLANFYTLKNNYMNLSAEELNSQTTSYWGLTYTMYEWLLEILAHVYHHRGQLHAMLVHCYNKDPKILMFE
- a CDS encoding GNAT family N-acetyltransferase — protein: MEFSSQRLTLRLFQSNDLEDVYDIYKDEETCRYLLHDNWTTENMHESFNEKVRNTLLEKGSTLNLAVVNNKKVIGDLTVWYTDMRDTVEIGYCFSPQAAGKGYATEAVSLLLNKLFSEWNVHRVQANMDARNTLSQRLCERVGMRKEAHFIKDYWNKNEWTDSFVYAMLHTDLEEAK